A single region of the Gottschalkia purinilytica genome encodes:
- a CDS encoding DUF445 domain-containing protein: protein MNDVLRVLLLSIIGAIIGWTTNIVAIKLIFRPLNPINIFGYKFQGVIPKRKTEIAKSIGDIIEDELLSIDEIVDKALEEGNITPIKEKLKLKINKIVEQKLPSIIPNTFKIKIYSYVDDLVEKEGERIIVDFIENIVNSPNQKISISKIVEDKINDFELQKIEKIILSISSRELKHIEVLGGVLGFIIGIVQGIIVILI from the coding sequence ATGAATGATGTTCTAAGAGTTTTATTACTTTCTATTATAGGAGCTATAATAGGATGGACTACAAATATTGTAGCAATTAAACTGATTTTTAGACCACTTAATCCTATAAATATATTTGGATATAAATTTCAAGGTGTTATACCTAAAAGAAAAACTGAAATAGCTAAGAGTATAGGGGATATAATAGAAGATGAACTATTGTCTATAGATGAAATTGTTGATAAGGCTTTAGAAGAAGGTAACATTACTCCTATAAAAGAAAAGCTAAAATTAAAAATAAATAAAATAGTTGAACAAAAGCTTCCTTCAATAATTCCAAATACTTTTAAAATTAAGATATATAGCTATGTTGATGATTTAGTAGAAAAAGAAGGAGAACGAATAATTGTTGACTTCATTGAAAATATAGTAAATAGCCCTAATCAAAAAATAAGTATTTCTAAAATAGTGGAAGATAAGATAAATGACTTTGAGTTACAAAAAATAGAAAAGATTATTTTATCAATCTCTAGTAGAGAACTTAAACATATTGAGGTTCTAGGTGGAGTTCTAGGTTTTATTATAGGAATAGTTCAAGGTATTATAGTAATATTAATATAA
- a CDS encoding ABC transporter ATP-binding protein: protein MLKVDDLNVYYGGIHALRGVTFEIDQGQIVTLVGSNGAGKTTTLRAISSLVKTKGSVKYNGEEITGLSSEKIVEKGIIHVPEGRRIFTALTVEENLLMGAYLRNDKDGINKDLEFVYKLFPRLKERVKQLGGTLSGGEQQMLAIGRAIMSAPKLLMLDEPSMGLAPIVIDEIFEAIKELNKSNGLTVLLVEQNANIALQLADIGYVIETGEIAFTGDAKDLLYDDRVRKAYLGED, encoded by the coding sequence ATGTTAAAAGTAGATGACTTGAACGTATATTATGGAGGAATTCATGCATTAAGAGGGGTTACATTTGAAATAGATCAAGGTCAAATAGTAACTCTCGTAGGCAGTAATGGTGCAGGTAAAACTACCACATTACGAGCCATATCAAGTTTAGTTAAAACTAAAGGAAGTGTTAAATATAACGGGGAAGAAATAACTGGACTATCTTCAGAAAAAATAGTTGAGAAAGGTATAATACATGTTCCAGAAGGAAGACGTATATTTACAGCTTTAACAGTAGAAGAAAATTTACTAATGGGTGCTTACTTAAGAAATGATAAAGATGGAATAAATAAAGATTTAGAATTTGTTTATAAACTTTTCCCTAGATTGAAAGAGAGAGTGAAACAATTAGGAGGAACTTTAAGTGGTGGAGAGCAACAAATGCTTGCCATAGGAAGAGCAATAATGTCAGCTCCTAAACTTTTAATGCTAGATGAACCTTCAATGGGATTGGCTCCTATAGTAATAGATGAAATATTTGAAGCTATAAAAGAATTAAATAAGAGTAATGGACTTACAGTTCTTTTAGTTGAACAAAATGCTAATATAGCACTACAACTTGCAGATATAGGATATGTAATTGAAACTGGAGAAATAGCTTTTACAGGAGATGCTAAGGATCTTCTCTATGATGATAGAGTTCGTAAAGCCTATTTAGGAGAAGACTAA
- a CDS encoding branched-chain amino acid ABC transporter permease — MFLEHFSNGIALGSIYALTAIGFTMVYGIIRLINFAHGDIYMVGAFIALLGITALNLPIVPAFLLGMAGASIVGILIAKFAYSPVFKAPRINLFLSAIGMALFLENFAMLVWGPETQSFPNVIKNTVYVFGGLRVSKLQLIILGTTIVLVLILTYIVQYTKMGKAMRCVSQDMDASRLMGINTNRIVYFTFALGSSLGAAAGVLVGMYYKAVFPMMGFVPGLKAFIAAVIGGIGSIPGAMLGGIIMGVSESLGAAYISSGYRDAIAFIILIIILLFKPAGILGKSVREKV; from the coding sequence ATGTTTTTAGAACATTTTAGTAATGGAATTGCTCTTGGAAGTATATATGCATTAACAGCTATAGGATTTACTATGGTATATGGAATTATAAGGCTTATAAACTTTGCACATGGAGATATATACATGGTGGGAGCTTTTATTGCACTCTTGGGAATTACTGCATTGAACTTACCTATAGTACCAGCTTTCTTACTTGGAATGGCAGGGGCTTCAATAGTTGGTATATTAATAGCAAAGTTTGCTTATAGTCCAGTATTTAAAGCACCAAGAATAAACTTGTTTCTTTCAGCCATAGGAATGGCTCTTTTCTTAGAAAACTTTGCAATGTTAGTATGGGGACCTGAAACTCAGTCTTTTCCTAATGTAATAAAGAATACTGTTTATGTATTTGGTGGATTAAGAGTTTCAAAGTTACAGTTGATTATTTTAGGAACTACAATAGTTTTAGTTTTAATCTTAACTTATATTGTTCAATATACAAAAATGGGAAAAGCAATGAGATGTGTATCTCAAGATATGGATGCATCAAGATTAATGGGAATTAATACAAATAGGATAGTATATTTTACATTTGCTTTAGGATCATCTTTAGGTGCAGCAGCAGGGGTATTAGTAGGAATGTATTATAAGGCAGTGTTTCCTATGATGGGATTTGTACCAGGACTTAAAGCATTTATTGCGGCAGTTATTGGAGGAATAGGAAGTATACCTGGTGCTATGTTAGGCGGTATTATAATGGGAGTATCAGAAAGTTTAGGAGCAGCATATATTTCATCAGGATATAGAGACGCAATAGCTTTTATAATTTTAATAATAATTCTATTATTTAAACCAGCAGGAATACTAGGAAAATCAGTTAGAGAAAAAGTATAA
- a CDS encoding branched-chain amino acid ABC transporter permease → MGNFLTVLKNLAIYTIILYIAIKVMSKVFDFITRYFSKADKKTKIILITGILALVLVWPIIFSGQPYVLRTSIIALIYIALALSLNIILGFAGQLSMGHSAFYAIGAYTTALLTVNFKVSFWIALIASALISGIFGLLLGIPTLRLKGDYLAITTIGFGEILRLVLINWTDVTKGPAGIPGIPSPSIFGMTIRSNIGYFYLILILGIFTIFISLRLLNSRLGRGLIAIKDDEIAAEAMGINPIYLKILAFVLGSAIAGIAGGFFASFIHYVNPDNFTYMESVVILTMVVLGGVGSIPGVIIGATVLAVLPEALRDIATYRYAIYGILLVMMMIIRPQGMISMDSLKGGGNKNENNGSKRRYKVIRGLNSSK, encoded by the coding sequence ATGGGCAACTTTTTGACAGTACTGAAAAATTTAGCCATATATACAATAATACTTTATATAGCTATAAAAGTTATGTCAAAGGTATTCGACTTTATAACAAGGTACTTTTCAAAAGCAGATAAGAAAACAAAGATCATATTAATAACAGGAATTTTAGCTTTAGTGCTAGTTTGGCCAATAATATTTTCTGGTCAGCCATACGTTCTTAGAACTAGTATTATAGCGCTTATATATATAGCTCTTGCACTGAGTCTTAACATAATATTAGGGTTTGCAGGACAGCTTTCAATGGGGCATTCTGCATTCTATGCTATAGGAGCATATACTACAGCTCTACTTACTGTTAATTTCAAAGTTTCTTTTTGGATTGCATTAATTGCAAGTGCTTTGATATCAGGAATATTTGGCTTATTACTAGGGATACCTACATTAAGATTAAAAGGAGATTATCTAGCAATTACTACAATAGGATTTGGAGAGATACTACGTCTAGTTTTAATAAACTGGACAGATGTTACGAAAGGACCTGCTGGAATTCCAGGAATTCCATCACCATCTATATTTGGTATGACAATAAGAAGTAACATAGGATATTTTTATCTAATACTTATCTTAGGTATTTTTACAATATTTATATCTTTAAGACTTTTAAATTCAAGACTTGGAAGAGGTCTTATAGCAATTAAAGACGACGAAATAGCAGCAGAAGCTATGGGAATCAATCCCATATATTTAAAGATACTTGCATTTGTACTAGGTTCAGCTATCGCAGGTATTGCAGGTGGATTTTTCGCTTCATTTATACACTATGTTAACCCAGATAACTTCACATATATGGAATCAGTAGTTATATTAACTATGGTTGTGCTTGGTGGTGTTGGAAGCATACCAGGAGTTATTATTGGTGCGACAGTTCTTGCAGTATTACCAGAAGCATTAAGAGATATAGCAACTTATCGTTATGCTATTTATGGAATACTGTTAGTTATGATGATGATTATAAGACCACAAGGTATGATTAGCATGGATAGCTTAAAAGGAGGTGGCAATAAAAATGAGAATAATGGAAGCAAAAGGCGTTACAAAGTCATTCGGGGGCTTAACAGCAGTAAATAA
- a CDS encoding ABC transporter ATP-binding protein, whose amino-acid sequence MRIMEAKGVTKSFGGLTAVNNVDFHIDEGEIVSLIGPNGAGKTTFFNLITGIYEPTSGTVNFLGEELKKSKPYEITKLGIGRTFQNIRLFSSMTVLENVMVGQYCRTSTNLFGAIIKTPKVKEEEKRVREKALQILDFLDLTDVKDEIAVSLSYGRQRKVEIARAIATDPKFILLDEPAAGMNTGEKVEMTNLIKKIRGKGYTILVIEHDMKLVMGISDRIVVLDYGNKIAEGVPQEIQKNEKVIAAYLGKGGAS is encoded by the coding sequence ATGAGAATAATGGAAGCAAAAGGCGTTACAAAGTCATTCGGGGGCTTAACAGCAGTAAATAACGTAGACTTTCATATAGATGAAGGAGAAATAGTAAGTTTAATTGGGCCTAATGGTGCTGGAAAAACAACATTTTTTAATCTTATTACAGGAATATATGAACCTACTTCAGGTACTGTTAATTTTTTAGGAGAGGAGCTTAAAAAATCAAAACCATATGAAATAACTAAATTAGGAATAGGTAGAACCTTTCAAAATATAAGATTATTTAGTAGTATGACAGTATTAGAAAATGTAATGGTAGGGCAATATTGTAGAACTTCTACTAACTTATTTGGAGCTATAATAAAAACTCCTAAAGTTAAAGAAGAAGAAAAAAGAGTGAGGGAAAAAGCTTTACAAATATTAGATTTTCTTGATTTAACTGATGTTAAGGATGAAATAGCAGTAAGTCTTTCATATGGACGTCAAAGAAAAGTGGAAATTGCAAGAGCTATTGCTACTGATCCAAAATTCATATTGCTAGATGAACCAGCAGCAGGTATGAATACAGGGGAAAAAGTTGAAATGACTAATTTAATAAAGAAAATACGAGGAAAGGGATATACTATACTCGTGATAGAACATGATATGAAGCTAGTAATGGGAATATCAGATAGGATAGTTGTATTAGATTATGGAAACAAAATAGCAGAAGGAGTACCACAAGAAATACAAAAAAATGAAAAGGTTATTGCTGCTTATCTTGGCAAGGGAGGTGCTTCATAA
- the rpmI gene encoding 50S ribosomal protein L35 — translation MPKMKTHRGAAKRFKKTGTGKLKRYKAYKSHLTGKKSAKRVRNLRKASLVSSGDEKRISTLLPY, via the coding sequence ATGCCAAAAATGAAAACTCACAGAGGAGCAGCAAAAAGATTTAAAAAGACTGGTACAGGAAAGTTAAAAAGATATAAAGCTTACAAAAGTCACTTAACAGGGAAAAAATCAGCTAAAAGAGTTAGAAACTTAAGAAAAGCAAGCTTAGTAAGCAGTGGAGATGAAAAGAGAATTAGTACACTATTACCATACTAG
- the infC gene encoding translation initiation factor IF-3, producing the protein MKISRRCLIIKELQINEEIRDKEVRLIDADGEQLGIVPGRKAQELAEEKRLDLVKIAPNAKPPVCKIMDYGKYKYELTKKEKEAKKKQKVINVKEIRLTPSIEENDIKVKAKRAIDFLKNGDKVKVTVRFRGRELGHAEVGKQVLGKFANLTSEYGVIDKQPKLEGRNMVMFLNPKNS; encoded by the coding sequence ATAAAAATATCCAGGAGGTGTCTTATTATTAAAGAACTTCAAATTAACGAAGAGATTAGAGACAAAGAGGTAAGGCTAATTGATGCTGATGGAGAACAATTAGGAATAGTGCCAGGAAGAAAAGCTCAGGAATTAGCTGAAGAGAAGAGACTAGACTTAGTTAAAATAGCTCCTAATGCAAAACCACCAGTTTGCAAAATAATGGACTATGGAAAATATAAATATGAATTAACTAAAAAAGAAAAAGAAGCTAAGAAGAAACAAAAAGTTATAAATGTTAAAGAAATAAGACTAACACCTAGTATAGAGGAAAACGACATAAAAGTTAAAGCTAAAAGAGCTATAGATTTCTTAAAAAATGGTGACAAAGTTAAAGTTACTGTTAGATTTAGAGGAAGAGAACTTGGACACGCAGAAGTTGGAAAACAAGTCCTTGGAAAATTCGCAAACCTGACTTCAGAATATGGAGTTATTGATAAACAACCAAAATTAGAAGGAAGAAATATGGTTATGTTTTTAAATCCAAAAAACTCATAA
- the ytxC gene encoding putative sporulation protein YtxC, with protein sequence MDLLCIETKCDIYNIEKILNENLDFLKEKIDIDRKIDKIDDTFFIKYKLSESDKKNEKYLKVVFRDYISNAICDIIFKIYQDKIIDRQIFSSFSYLDKEEKEKVKHKTTEYLRKNEYLNLEGIILKVNKRTKILKEILEYLENNDTLNIDGFVNFRLKFYIDTIKDALEKNVEDFFIEKEYREFIKILQYFVEIQEPKLDELNIIFRDEKYELIDNRNRLINDEFMQEIANELYDIDINYDDLLISSLITIAPKKIKIHLEDDIESDIINIIKNVFIDKVTICDGCELCGFSVLMESSINKEK encoded by the coding sequence GTGGATTTGCTTTGTATTGAAACAAAATGCGATATATATAATATTGAAAAAATATTAAATGAAAATTTAGATTTTCTCAAGGAGAAAATTGATATAGATAGAAAAATTGATAAAATTGATGACACATTTTTTATAAAATATAAACTATCTGAGAGTGATAAAAAAAATGAAAAATACTTAAAGGTAGTATTTAGAGATTATATATCAAATGCTATATGTGATATTATATTTAAAATATATCAAGATAAAATAATAGATAGACAAATTTTTAGTTCTTTTTCTTATCTTGATAAAGAAGAAAAAGAAAAAGTTAAACATAAAACTACTGAGTACTTAAGAAAAAATGAATATCTTAACTTGGAAGGAATTATATTAAAGGTAAATAAAAGAACTAAAATTCTCAAAGAAATTTTGGAATATTTAGAGAATAATGATACTCTAAATATAGATGGATTTGTTAACTTTAGACTTAAATTCTATATAGATACTATAAAAGATGCTTTAGAAAAAAATGTGGAAGATTTTTTTATAGAAAAAGAATATAGAGAATTTATTAAGATACTTCAATACTTTGTAGAAATACAAGAGCCTAAATTAGATGAACTTAATATTATTTTTAGAGATGAAAAATATGAACTTATAGATAATAGAAATAGGCTCATAAATGATGAATTTATGCAGGAAATAGCAAATGAGTTATATGATATAGATATTAACTATGACGACTTATTAATAAGCTCACTTATAACTATAGCGCCTAAAAAGATAAAGATTCACTTAGAAGATGATATAGAGAGTGATATAATAAATATTATAAAAAATGTTTTTATAGACAAAGTTACCATATGTGATGGATGTGAACTTTGTGGATTTAGCGTTTTAATGGAAAGCAGTATAAATAAGGAAAAATAG
- the ftsH gene encoding ATP-dependent zinc metalloprotease FtsH, with protein MKKNIILVLVIFSTIFSSFVFYNTYFAETNVYNFNSFDRTIVWAITLGLFIYYLKLDSRLSLAPASINSERKKTTETLNEKDKSDISFKDVAGLHEVKDELQEIIDFINNSEKYVKMGAKVPNGILFHGPPGTGKTLLAKAVAGETNSTFLYSSGSEFVEKYVGVGAKRVRSLFERAKKESPTIIFIDEIDAIGSKRNSDSNNEKDQTLNQLLVEMDGFHKSSTIIVIGATNRLDLLDEALLRPGRFDRHIYVGNPNIKSRTEILSVHTKNKPVDSSVNINDLAKKTHGFSGAQLANIANEAAIIAVRNKKKLIGIDEFNSAIERVVAGLEVKNPSVLDKEKNIVAYHEAGHALVGKLLNVDMIQKISIIPRGQALGYVIKLPDEERYLLTEKELCNRIKVLLGGRASEQVIFNEVTTGAKDDLLKATEIALDMVCSYGMSSLGNVAIQNQFIKYSFEKIDCEVKKIINACYKETLKIIQENKDLIAYVANYLIQNEVLTGEELDTLIEEFNNIDKMANIS; from the coding sequence TTGAAAAAAAATATAATATTAGTTTTAGTTATATTCAGTACAATATTTTCTTCTTTTGTATTTTATAACACTTATTTTGCCGAGACAAATGTCTATAACTTTAACTCTTTTGACAGAACTATAGTTTGGGCTATTACCTTGGGTTTATTCATATATTATTTGAAATTAGATTCAAGATTATCTCTAGCTCCAGCTTCTATTAACAGCGAAAGAAAAAAAACAACTGAAACTTTAAATGAAAAAGATAAATCAGATATTTCTTTTAAAGACGTAGCTGGTTTACACGAAGTAAAAGACGAGTTACAAGAGATAATTGACTTTATTAATAACTCTGAAAAGTATGTTAAAATGGGTGCTAAGGTTCCAAATGGGATACTATTTCATGGACCACCTGGAACAGGAAAAACTCTTTTAGCAAAAGCCGTAGCAGGTGAAACAAACTCCACTTTTCTCTATTCAAGTGGTTCCGAATTTGTAGAAAAATATGTTGGTGTTGGTGCTAAAAGAGTAAGAAGTTTATTTGAAAGAGCAAAAAAAGAATCCCCGACAATAATCTTCATCGATGAAATAGACGCAATAGGATCAAAAAGAAACTCTGATAGTAACAACGAGAAAGATCAAACTCTTAATCAGCTTTTGGTAGAAATGGACGGATTCCATAAAAGTAGCACTATAATAGTAATAGGAGCAACTAATAGATTAGATCTATTAGATGAAGCTCTCTTGAGACCTGGAAGATTTGATAGACATATTTATGTTGGTAATCCTAATATAAAATCTAGAACAGAAATTCTTAGTGTTCATACTAAGAATAAACCTGTTGACTCAAGTGTTAACATCAATGACTTAGCAAAAAAAACGCATGGTTTTTCAGGAGCTCAACTTGCAAATATAGCAAATGAAGCCGCTATAATTGCCGTTAGAAATAAAAAGAAACTTATTGGAATAGATGAATTTAATTCAGCTATAGAAAGAGTAGTAGCTGGATTAGAAGTTAAAAATCCTTCCGTATTAGATAAAGAAAAAAATATAGTTGCATATCATGAAGCTGGTCATGCGTTGGTTGGAAAATTATTAAATGTTGACATGATTCAAAAGATATCTATTATACCAAGAGGTCAAGCTTTAGGCTATGTTATAAAGCTTCCAGATGAAGAAAGATATCTTTTAACCGAAAAAGAACTTTGTAATAGAATAAAAGTTTTACTAGGTGGTAGAGCTTCAGAGCAAGTAATTTTTAATGAGGTAACTACTGGAGCCAAAGATGATCTTTTAAAAGCTACTGAGATAGCTTTAGACATGGTATGTAGTTACGGTATGAGTTCACTTGGTAATGTAGCCATACAAAATCAATTTATTAAATACTCTTTTGAAAAAATAGATTGTGAAGTAAAAAAAATAATAAACGCATGTTATAAAGAAACACTAAAAATAATACAAGAAAATAAAGATTTAATTGCATATGTAGCTAACTATCTCATTCAAAATGAAGTTCTTACTGGCGAAGAATTAGATACACTTATAGAAGAATTTAATAACATTGATAAAATGGCAAATATAAGTTAA
- the rplT gene encoding 50S ribosomal protein L20 produces the protein MARVKKSLNARKKHRKVLKLAKGYYGAKSKLYRPANQAVMKSLNYAYVGRKLRKRDFRRLWITRINAAARLNGMSYSTFINGLKKANIEINRKMLAEMGIHDPQGFAKLVEISKNA, from the coding sequence ATGGCAAGAGTTAAAAAATCTTTAAATGCAAGAAAAAAACATAGAAAAGTATTGAAGCTTGCTAAAGGTTACTATGGAGCAAAAAGTAAATTATATAGACCAGCTAATCAAGCTGTAATGAAATCATTAAATTATGCATATGTTGGAAGAAAGTTAAGAAAAAGAGATTTCAGAAGACTATGGATAACAAGAATCAATGCAGCAGCTAGATTAAATGGTATGTCATATAGTACATTCATAAATGGACTTAAAAAAGCTAATATAGAAATAAACAGAAAAATGTTAGCAGAAATGGGTATACATGATCCACAAGGATTTGCTAAATTAGTAGAAATTTCAAAAAACGCGTAA
- the pepV gene encoding dipeptidase PepV translates to MNIDKIIDEYKEEIIKSTQYIIQIPSVEEKPEKGKPFGDKVDKALKYALNLCEGFGFKVENFDGYAGHAEIGNGEETVGILVHLDVVPEGDGWTYPPYGGEIYDGKIYGRGAIDDKGPAISIIYAMKAIKELEIPINKKIRVIFGTNEETRWEDMDYYFKKNKAPNIGFTPDADFPAIYGEMGILDFEIIKNIENKEYENINIEKLQGGNRPNMVPDNCEAVLKVKENYKESLINKLNKYIKNSNSKFELVDDKNVITIKSRGISAHGSTPQSGKNAISQLMVLLDQIVNEDNDICKFIKFYKEKIGINYNGENIGCGFEDDLSGKLVFNVGTIEYREDKVITTVNVRYPITYNVDDVYNGIKKELESIDAKIIEKGHMRPIYISKDHELIQKLMKVYRDETGDVETEPITIGGGTYARAMDNAVAFGPLFPGQKELAHQKDEYIEIEHLIKITKIYTKALYELTR, encoded by the coding sequence ATGAATATTGATAAAATAATAGATGAATATAAGGAAGAAATAATAAAATCAACTCAGTACATAATACAAATACCAAGTGTGGAAGAGAAACCTGAAAAAGGAAAGCCATTTGGAGATAAAGTAGATAAAGCTTTAAAATACGCTTTGAATCTATGTGAAGGATTTGGGTTTAAAGTGGAAAACTTTGATGGATATGCAGGACATGCAGAAATAGGAAATGGAGAGGAAACTGTAGGGATACTTGTTCATTTAGATGTTGTTCCAGAAGGTGATGGGTGGACATATCCTCCATATGGAGGGGAAATATACGATGGAAAAATATATGGAAGAGGAGCTATTGATGATAAAGGACCAGCAATATCTATAATATATGCAATGAAAGCCATAAAAGAGTTAGAGATTCCAATAAATAAAAAAATAAGAGTAATATTTGGGACAAATGAGGAAACAAGATGGGAAGATATGGATTACTATTTTAAAAAGAATAAGGCTCCAAATATAGGATTCACTCCAGACGCAGACTTTCCTGCTATATATGGAGAAATGGGAATATTAGATTTTGAGATTATAAAAAATATAGAGAATAAAGAATATGAAAATATAAATATAGAGAAGTTACAGGGTGGAAATAGACCTAATATGGTTCCAGATAATTGTGAAGCTGTTCTAAAAGTTAAGGAGAATTACAAAGAATCTTTAATTAATAAATTAAATAAATATATAAAGAATAGTAACTCTAAATTTGAATTAGTAGATGATAAAAATGTTATAACTATAAAATCAAGAGGAATTTCTGCACATGGAAGTACACCTCAATCTGGTAAAAATGCTATTTCACAGCTAATGGTCCTATTAGATCAAATTGTGAATGAGGATAATGATATTTGTAAATTTATAAAATTCTATAAAGAAAAAATAGGTATAAACTATAATGGAGAAAATATTGGATGTGGTTTTGAGGATGATTTATCAGGAAAACTTGTGTTTAATGTTGGAACAATTGAATATAGAGAAGACAAAGTAATAACTACGGTAAATGTAAGATATCCAATAACATATAATGTTGATGATGTATACAATGGTATTAAAAAGGAATTAGAAAGTATAGATGCTAAAATAATAGAAAAAGGCCATATGAGACCAATATACATATCCAAAGACCATGAGCTAATACAAAAGTTAATGAAAGTATATAGAGATGAAACTGGAGATGTTGAAACAGAGCCTATAACAATTGGTGGTGGAACATATGCAAGAGCTATGGATAATGCAGTTGCATTTGGACCATTATTTCCAGGGCAAAAGGAATTAGCTCATCAAAAAGATGAATATATTGAAATAGAGCATTTAATAAAAATTACTAAAATCTATACTAAGGCATTATATGAATTAACAAGGTAA
- a CDS encoding DUF6873 family GME fold protein: MNNPFVLEEKGNIAIIDGRASSSIVNNLKKRNLEVILTCKCEELYDSISYHPDIVIHPINYNTLMIAPNVFEYYEDIFSYKGFKLIKGEKKLLRNYPDNIAYNVARVSKYAIHNIRYTDEKLKFYLEKEGISFINVKQGYSKCSTAIINNNAIITSDVSIYKESKKYNIDVCLIKQGFIELPGLNYGFIGGATGMLSQYEVLFTGNYEEHESKKAIDNFLKKYRLKPIFLSEDKIIDVGSIITLKYN; the protein is encoded by the coding sequence ATGAATAATCCTTTTGTATTAGAAGAAAAAGGTAATATAGCGATAATTGATGGAAGAGCTTCCAGTAGTATAGTAAATAATCTTAAAAAAAGAAATCTAGAAGTTATTTTAACTTGTAAATGTGAAGAATTATATGATTCTATATCATATCATCCTGATATAGTGATACATCCCATAAACTATAATACATTAATGATTGCACCTAATGTATTTGAATACTATGAAGACATATTTTCATATAAAGGATTTAAGCTGATAAAAGGAGAGAAAAAACTGCTTAGAAACTATCCTGATAATATTGCATATAATGTAGCAAGAGTTTCTAAATATGCCATACATAATATAAGGTATACAGATGAAAAACTTAAGTTTTATTTAGAAAAAGAAGGTATAAGCTTTATAAATGTAAAACAAGGATATTCAAAATGTTCTACAGCCATAATAAATAATAATGCTATTATTACATCTGATGTTTCAATATATAAAGAGTCAAAAAAATATAATATAGATGTGTGCTTAATAAAACAAGGGTTTATAGAACTTCCTGGATTAAATTATGGATTTATAGGTGGAGCAACAGGAATGTTATCACAATATGAGGTGTTATTTACAGGAAATTATGAAGAGCATGAAAGTAAAAAAGCTATAGATAATTTTTTGAAAAAATATAGATTAAAACCAATTTTTTTAAGTGAAGATAAAATAATAGATGTAGGCTCAATTATTACTTTAAAATACAATTAA